One window of Phycisphaeraceae bacterium genomic DNA carries:
- a CDS encoding PDZ domain-containing protein — MELWLKRIGALSASVGLCMVLAAGNAASAHGPEEEEEIKGDFSKPLGQNEDHGGNFSRSVMTTVDGGDTFTIENNNGKITVQKNGEKLSKSQYRVKGGSVEILDGDGNVVKTLPGSMNPGAAHKMRFMAPRAPEAPPTSDTARVIVRGAPKVMLGVTMSDADPEVLEQIGVNNGGVVLNSVSEGLPADKAGLKANDVVVEADGKPLGGYEALREALKTKSPGDELVLKIYRKGESQTVRVKLAKYDPEKMNSLIRITRSADESVDSEEIVEILKGVEEQVKVQVEALRSQLDSADWNKVRDQVSAALADAMKQLEEARKQAAEAGEMGAKWWQEHGQNIRIPQGWMQFTTPTPPPAPGQAMPRQDVGDKLDKLSEQLEKMNKRLDAMEKQIEKK, encoded by the coding sequence ATGGAACTGTGGCTGAAGCGGATCGGGGCGTTGAGCGCGAGCGTCGGGCTTTGCATGGTGCTGGCGGCGGGGAATGCCGCGAGCGCGCACGGTCCCGAGGAAGAAGAAGAAATCAAGGGCGATTTCAGCAAGCCGCTCGGGCAGAACGAGGACCACGGTGGGAATTTCTCCCGCTCGGTGATGACGACCGTGGACGGGGGCGACACGTTCACGATCGAGAACAACAACGGCAAGATCACCGTTCAGAAGAACGGCGAGAAGCTCTCCAAGAGTCAGTACCGCGTCAAGGGCGGTAGTGTCGAGATCCTCGACGGCGACGGGAACGTCGTGAAGACGCTTCCCGGGAGCATGAATCCGGGCGCGGCGCACAAGATGCGATTCATGGCGCCGCGGGCGCCCGAGGCGCCGCCAACTTCCGATACGGCGCGCGTCATCGTGCGCGGTGCGCCGAAGGTAATGCTGGGCGTGACGATGAGCGACGCGGACCCCGAGGTCCTCGAACAGATCGGTGTCAATAACGGTGGTGTGGTGCTCAACAGCGTGTCGGAAGGCCTCCCCGCGGACAAGGCCGGACTCAAGGCCAACGACGTGGTTGTCGAGGCCGATGGAAAGCCGCTCGGCGGCTACGAGGCGCTGCGCGAAGCCCTTAAGACCAAGAGCCCCGGCGACGAACTCGTGCTCAAGATCTACCGCAAAGGCGAGAGTCAGACGGTCCGTGTGAAACTCGCGAAGTACGACCCGGAAAAGATGAATTCGCTGATCAGGATCACGCGCTCGGCCGACGAATCGGTCGATTCCGAGGAGATCGTTGAGATTCTCAAGGGCGTCGAGGAGCAGGTCAAGGTGCAGGTGGAAGCGCTGCGCTCGCAGCTCGACTCGGCCGACTGGAACAAGGTGCGCGATCAGGTCAGCGCGGCGCTCGCCGACGCGATGAAGCAGCTGGAAGAAGCCCGCAAGCAGGCGGCAGAAGCCGGTGAGATGGGCGCCAAGTGGTGGCAGGAGCACGGCCAGAACATCCGGATTCCGCAAGGTTGGATGCAGTTCACCACGCCGACCCCTCCCCCGGCGCCGGGGCAGGCGATGCCGCGCCAGGACGTGGGCGACAAGCTCGACAAGTTGAGCGAGCAGCTCGAGAAGATGAACAAGCGGCTCGACGCGATGGAAAAGCAGATCGAGAAGAAATGA
- a CDS encoding endonuclease encodes MKNQSCSVRIERAVGLAVMVLVAGAASADPYDPPANYYSGVSGTGATLKSTLRTAMSTGFISRDYGDARFGLPVVDQDPNDASRVILVYTGVSVPSVWDSGITWNREHTWPESYGNTSTSAPQYSDLHMLRPCNMSVNSSRGNKPYGLDAGLWDPTLGASPIQYRGECSRAIFYAATRYGDPTGSTTTGNFQVTDSGWGTGISKMGKLSYLLQWHFQYPADERERRRNQTVYSQALNPAHYQNNRNGFVDHPEYVWAIWGTQANDSTLYVGGSPNADGSSVVNVQYGPVITGAPAFGTQNVTLSKSGATPTTFDISVSGSATCAQAGPRQAFAYSAATRSLTVGVSTSGIGVYSGAITIDNTDLTSFGPGQGVQDGNDTVNVSAVILDHAAPSFVSGSSVLSQTIDFGTVNRNSGVHTAPVSIVNRSSTAGLTAALDVDSVGAVGTPSESVAVIGTTLGSTNNIGEGSSLAGEVSLDSAQPVGSYQVVYTIATSDENLPGAIAGPSLTLTVIGTIVAACPGDINSDGFVDDTDFVQFAAAYDLFDCAEPSMPAGCPADLTGDGYVEDSDFVQFAAAYDSFICP; translated from the coding sequence ATGAAGAACCAGTCGTGCAGCGTTCGTATCGAGCGAGCCGTCGGACTCGCGGTGATGGTGTTGGTTGCTGGCGCGGCCTCGGCGGATCCATACGACCCGCCGGCGAATTACTACAGCGGCGTGAGCGGCACCGGCGCCACGCTCAAGTCGACGCTGCGGACGGCGATGAGCACGGGGTTCATTTCGCGCGACTACGGCGATGCGCGATTCGGACTTCCGGTCGTCGACCAGGACCCCAATGACGCGAGCCGTGTCATCCTCGTGTACACCGGCGTCTCGGTGCCGTCGGTCTGGGACAGCGGGATCACGTGGAATCGCGAGCACACCTGGCCGGAGAGTTATGGCAACACGAGCACGAGTGCGCCGCAGTACAGCGATCTGCACATGCTGCGCCCCTGCAACATGAGCGTAAACAGCAGCCGCGGCAACAAGCCGTACGGGCTCGACGCCGGGCTCTGGGATCCGACGCTTGGCGCATCGCCGATTCAGTATCGGGGCGAGTGTTCCCGCGCGATTTTTTATGCCGCGACTCGTTACGGCGATCCGACCGGGTCCACGACGACGGGCAACTTTCAGGTGACGGATTCGGGATGGGGAACCGGCATCTCGAAGATGGGCAAGCTTTCGTATTTGCTCCAGTGGCACTTTCAGTATCCGGCGGACGAGCGCGAGCGCCGCCGCAACCAGACTGTGTACTCGCAGGCGCTGAATCCGGCGCACTATCAGAACAACCGCAACGGCTTTGTGGACCACCCGGAGTACGTGTGGGCGATCTGGGGAACGCAGGCGAACGACTCCACGCTCTACGTCGGCGGTTCACCGAACGCGGACGGCTCGTCCGTCGTGAACGTGCAGTATGGTCCGGTGATCACTGGCGCGCCGGCGTTTGGCACGCAGAACGTGACGCTGAGTAAGAGCGGCGCGACGCCGACGACGTTTGACATTTCGGTCTCGGGAAGCGCGACGTGCGCGCAGGCCGGTCCGAGACAGGCGTTTGCCTACAGCGCCGCCACGCGATCGTTGACCGTGGGAGTGAGCACGTCCGGCATCGGCGTCTACAGCGGCGCGATCACGATCGACAACACAGACCTGACAAGTTTCGGACCGGGTCAGGGCGTTCAGGACGGGAACGACACGGTGAATGTCAGCGCGGTGATTCTCGATCACGCCGCGCCCTCGTTCGTGAGCGGATCAAGCGTGTTGTCGCAGACGATCGATTTCGGCACGGTCAACCGCAATTCGGGCGTTCACACCGCACCCGTGTCGATCGTCAACCGCAGTTCGACGGCGGGATTGACCGCCGCGCTCGATGTGGATTCGGTCGGCGCCGTTGGAACACCGAGCGAATCGGTGGCGGTAATCGGAACGACACTCGGTTCAACGAACAACATCGGAGAAGGAAGCTCGCTCGCCGGCGAGGTTTCGCTCGACAGCGCTCAGCCCGTCGGGAGCTACCAGGTCGTCTACACCATCGCGACCAGCGACGAGAATCTGCCGGGCGCGATTGCGGGCCCGAGCCTGACGCTGACGGTGATCGGAACGATCGTCGCGGCATGTCCGGGGGACATCAACAGCGACGGATTCGTCGACGACACCGACTTCGTGCAGTTTGCCGCTGCGTACGACCTGTTCGATTGTGCAGAGCCGTCCATGCCCGCCGGCTGTCCGGCGGACTTGACGGGAGACGGATACGTGGAGGACAGCGACTTCGTGCAGTTCGCGGCGGCGTACGACTCGTTCATTTGCCCGTAA
- a CDS encoding twin-arginine translocase subunit TatC — MDDSPETPEPVIRRPSDRRAVIDRDPPSALPPPPPPPDKDPPSIIETRLARRKPKNAQAVMSLGDHLEELRTRIIYALIGVGILFLASLYFGPTILNWLIWPVQRALRAEGLSPSMLATGMFETFFTYLKISTVGAILLGFPWILWQVWKFVSPGLYRYEQRFVTMLLPMSILLAMLSCLFLYFVVLPVMLHFFVHFGATVSPEKVAVAPLPQNVSLLSLPVLAADPPAPKPGDAWFNSELKELRVALGAANGTVSIYSTALSTSTGIVLQPRIREWVDTFLGLALAFAAGFQLPVVVLLLGWIGIVTPAFLARYRKHALFVIAIIAALLTPPDPISMIILMLPLYLLYEFGIVMLRLFPASRLARDRDRELDGEPVEG; from the coding sequence ATGGATGATTCGCCCGAAACACCCGAACCGGTCATTCGACGCCCGAGCGACCGGCGCGCGGTCATCGATCGCGACCCACCGTCTGCTCTCCCTCCCCCACCCCCGCCCCCCGACAAAGACCCGCCTTCCATCATCGAAACACGCCTGGCCCGTCGCAAGCCAAAGAACGCCCAGGCCGTGATGTCGCTCGGGGACCATCTCGAAGAACTCCGCACACGCATCATCTACGCCCTCATCGGCGTGGGCATCCTTTTCCTCGCAAGCCTCTACTTCGGGCCGACGATCCTGAACTGGCTCATCTGGCCTGTGCAGCGCGCACTCCGCGCCGAAGGTTTGTCGCCGAGCATGCTCGCGACCGGGATGTTCGAGACATTCTTCACCTATCTCAAGATCTCGACCGTCGGCGCGATCCTTCTTGGCTTCCCGTGGATCCTTTGGCAAGTCTGGAAATTCGTGTCGCCGGGTCTTTATCGCTACGAGCAGCGCTTCGTCACCATGCTCCTCCCGATGAGCATTCTGCTGGCCATGCTCTCCTGCCTCTTTCTTTACTTTGTCGTGCTTCCCGTGATGCTGCACTTCTTTGTGCACTTCGGCGCAACCGTCAGCCCCGAAAAGGTCGCAGTCGCGCCGCTCCCGCAGAACGTCTCGCTCCTTAGTCTCCCGGTTCTCGCCGCGGACCCGCCCGCGCCCAAACCCGGCGACGCGTGGTTCAACTCGGAACTCAAGGAACTCCGCGTGGCGCTCGGCGCCGCAAACGGCACCGTCAGCATCTATTCCACCGCGCTCTCGACCTCGACCGGCATCGTGCTCCAGCCGCGCATCAGAGAGTGGGTCGATACGTTCCTCGGGCTCGCGCTCGCGTTCGCCGCCGGGTTTCAGCTTCCTGTCGTCGTTCTCCTGCTCGGCTGGATCGGCATCGTGACGCCGGCGTTTCTGGCGCGCTATCGCAAACACGCGCTCTTCGTCATCGCCATCATTGCCGCGCTGCTCACGCCGCCCGATCCGATCAGCATGATCATCCTCATGCTCCCGCTCTACCTGCTCTACGAATTCGGCATCGTGATGCTCCGGCTTTTTCCCGCGTCTCGCCTCGCACGCGATCGAGACCGCGAACTCGACGGCGAACCGGTTGAGGGTTGA
- a CDS encoding prepilin-type N-terminal cleavage/methylation domain-containing protein, with translation MRRRAFTLIELLVVIAILAILLSLLAPGLKMARKGAMNTRCAANLKQLNTAWQMYLGDFRVFPVPRSKDIAKWIEPGKWPSAGAPLGLMSSVTWSYGGVHWFGTTSSGTPVAPFPAADPQRPINQYVENGQLIRSKLEVFRCPLDNGSWDSFTDRQNIWVKVGPAAAGGVGGAVGTTVYEQLGTSYDANDWMYCVPGSRTGLAVPGCDELSNFAWWLGPQHLVTTPSRFVVLGDSGVMIAGRYSLDYIQQTPKRSGWWHGVQLGNLAFFDGSVRMTPMGDVTTERYSFYMDEGKHAGLDSKGNASYRVVAGRQ, from the coding sequence ATGCGGCGCCGTGCGTTCACGCTGATCGAGTTGCTTGTGGTGATCGCGATTCTGGCGATCCTGCTTTCGCTGCTCGCTCCGGGGCTGAAGATGGCGCGCAAGGGCGCGATGAACACCAGGTGCGCCGCGAATCTCAAGCAGCTCAACACGGCGTGGCAGATGTACCTGGGCGATTTTCGTGTCTTTCCTGTGCCGCGAAGCAAAGACATCGCCAAGTGGATCGAGCCAGGAAAGTGGCCGTCCGCCGGTGCGCCGCTCGGTCTGATGTCGAGCGTGACGTGGTCGTACGGAGGGGTGCACTGGTTTGGCACGACCTCGAGCGGCACGCCGGTCGCGCCGTTTCCGGCGGCGGACCCGCAGCGGCCGATCAATCAATACGTTGAGAACGGGCAATTGATTCGGAGCAAGCTCGAGGTGTTCCGGTGTCCGCTCGACAACGGATCGTGGGACAGCTTCACCGATCGCCAGAACATCTGGGTCAAAGTCGGTCCGGCGGCCGCGGGCGGCGTCGGCGGCGCGGTCGGAACGACTGTGTACGAACAACTCGGAACCAGTTATGACGCCAACGACTGGATGTACTGCGTTCCGGGCTCGCGCACGGGGCTTGCGGTGCCGGGATGCGACGAATTGAGCAACTTCGCCTGGTGGCTCGGGCCGCAGCACCTTGTCACGACACCGTCTCGATTCGTCGTGCTCGGAGACAGCGGCGTCATGATCGCGGGCAGGTACTCGCTCGACTACATCCAGCAGACACCGAAGCGCTCGGGCTGGTGGCACGGAGTGCAGTTGGGCAATCTCGCGTTCTTCGACGGCTCTGTGCGCATGACGCCGATGGGCGATGTGACGACGGAGCGCTACTCGTTTTACATGGACGAGGGAAAACACGCGGGTCTCGACTCGAAGGGAAACGCGAGCTACCGGGTAGTCGCGGGGCGACAATAA
- a CDS encoding RNA polymerase sigma factor — MNEDRNSSSEHELEPPPVAAERRHALRLSSEDHDELKRLWEENRRWVAALLLTHKPRWADLEDLLQEVAATLVGKGHEIRDAAMLKPWLRTVATNVARLAARRGKLRLHGSLDAQENEGGHENTVEPMPSATPTRREEAARLLELAKKLPDGYREPLLLKSVQGLSYRQIGNILGIPETTVETRIARGRKQLREMAEESAKS, encoded by the coding sequence ATGAACGAGGACCGAAACTCCAGCTCGGAGCACGAGCTCGAACCGCCCCCTGTTGCGGCCGAGCGGCGGCACGCGCTGCGCCTCTCATCCGAAGATCACGACGAACTCAAGCGGCTCTGGGAAGAGAACCGACGCTGGGTCGCGGCGTTGCTCCTGACGCACAAGCCGCGCTGGGCGGATCTGGAAGATCTGCTCCAGGAGGTTGCGGCGACGCTCGTCGGCAAGGGGCACGAGATCCGCGATGCGGCGATGCTCAAGCCGTGGTTGCGCACGGTCGCGACCAATGTGGCGCGCCTGGCGGCGCGGCGCGGCAAGCTGCGTTTGCACGGCTCGCTCGATGCGCAGGAAAACGAAGGCGGGCACGAGAACACGGTCGAACCGATGCCGAGTGCGACGCCGACGCGGCGCGAAGAAGCGGCGCGGCTGCTCGAGCTCGCCAAGAAATTGCCGGACGGATATCGCGAGCCGCTGCTCTTGAAGAGCGTGCAAGGCCTGAGCTATCGCCAGATCGGGAACATTCTGGGAATTCCGGAGACGACGGTCGAGACGCGGATTGCGCGCGGGCGCAAGCAACTGCGCGAGATGGCGGAGGAATCGGCGAAGAGTTGA